Sequence from the Castanea sativa cultivar Marrone di Chiusa Pesio chromosome 12, ASM4071231v1 genome:
CTGCGGGGAGTCTGGTTGTTCAGACAGTGGTGGAAAGCCATGCAGTTctgattttgtatttttaggCAATCCCTCATCATGTATTAATCACATGTTGATCATTTGCTTCGATGTCTTGCTCTTGGCCCTGCTTATATTCAATATGGTTCAGAAGTCGTCATCTAAATCAACTGTGGTTCCAGCTCGATTTCAAGGATTTTCAAATTTGCAGATATTTTCTGCAGTTTTCAATGGCTGTGTTGGATTCGTTTACTTGTGCTTTGGCATTTGGATTTTGGAGGAGAAGTTGAGGAAAATGAAGACTGCTTTACCTCTTGACGGGTGGTTACTACAGATGTTTCAAGGGTTCACATGGTTGTTGGTGAGTTTAGTTGTGAGCCTTAAGGGAAAAAAGCTTCCAAGAGGACCATTAAGGCTATTGAGCATTCTTGCCTTTTTGTTTGCTGGAATCGTCTGTGCTCTATCTCTGTTTGGTGCCATTTTAAAGAAAGAAGTATCAATTAAAGTAGCATTAGATGTCCTGTCTTGTCCAGGAGCTATATTGTTGCTGTTCTGTACGTACAAGGGGTATAAATATGAAGCAAGTGATGAGAGTATCAGTGAATGTACTCTTTATACCCCTTTAAATGGTGAGGCCAATGACATAAGAAAAAGTGATTCTGTTAGCCCTGTTACTACCTTTGCCAAAGCTGGATTCTTTAGTAGAATTTCATTTTGGTGGATGAATTCATTGATGAAAAAGGGCAGGGAGAAAACTCTTGAGGATGAAGATATACCAAAATTGCGCAAGGCAGATCAAGCAGAAAGTTGCTATTTGTTATTCTTGGAGCAACTTAACAAACAGAAGCAAAAGGAACCGACTTCCCAACCATCGATTCTGAGGACAATAATTATTTGCCATTGGAAAGAGATCCTTATATCTGGATTCTTTGCTTTGTTAAAGATACTTACGCTGTCTGCTGGTCCTTTAGTTCTGAATGCCTTTATATTGGTTGCTGAGGGAAAAGAAAGTTTCAAGTATGAAGGCTATGTATTGGCAATAACACTTTTCTTCTCAAAGAGCATGGAATCCCTAGCACAAAGGCAGTGGTACTTCCGCTGCAGACTTATTGGTCTGAAAGTGAGGTCATTGCTCACAGCTGCCATTTACAAGAAACAACTGAGATTATCCAATGCTGCTAGGTTGACGCATTCAGGAGGGGAGATCATGAATTATGTTACTGTGGATGCTTATAGGATTGGCGAGTTCCCATTTTGGTTCCATCAAACTTGGACAACAAGCCTTCAGCTCTGTATTGCATTAGTTGTTCTTTATCGTGCAGTGGGGCTAGCAACAATTGCATCTTTGGTGGTGATAGTTCTCACCGTGCTTTGCAATGCTCCACTTGCAAAGTTACAGCATGAATTTCAAAGTAAGCTTATGGCTGCACAGGATGAGAGACTGAAGGCTAGTACTGAGGCTCTTATCAACATGAAGGTGTTGAAATTATATGCATGGGAGAACCATTTCAAAAAtgcaattgaaaatttaaggaAGGTGGAGTACAAATGGTTATCAGCAATGCAGTTACTAAAAGCATATAATGGCTTTCTCTTTTCGACGTCTCCTGTGTTGGTCTCTGTTGCAACCTTTGGAGCATGCTATTTTCTCAAAGTTCCTCTGCATGCAAATAACGTTTTCACTTTTGTAGCAACTTTAAGCCTTGTTCAGGATCCCATTAGATCTATTCCTGATGTTATTGGGGTGGTCATTCAAGCAAGGGTTGCATTTACACGTATCTTGAAATTTCTCGAGGCACCAGAGCTGCAGAGCACAAATATACAGTGGAAGACCAATGTGGACAGTGTAAATGACACCATTTTAATCAAGTCTGCCAATTTCTCATGGGAAGAGAATTCATCAAAGCCGACGCTGAAAAACATAAATCTGGAGATTAGACCAGGAGAAAAGGTGGCTATATGTGGAGAAGTTGGCTCAGGCAAATCAACCCTTCTTGCAGCAATTCTTGGTGAAGTTCCACTCATTCAGGGAACTGTGAGTTCCTGCTGctcctttcatttctttttattgttgcaTAATATATTTCAACCTTTGCAGACTTGTCTCTTATCCTATGTTTCCCTGCACTTCTATTTCCTGTTAAGAGTAAATCCTCTAATCAGTTTAGCATAGATATGTTTTTGAATGTCGTCCTATCACAAATTCCTAAAGATCAAAAGGTATTAACCATGATGAATCctgtttctttgtttggattttCAGACTCAAGTTTATGGGAAGATTGCCTATGTTTCTCAAACGGCATGGATCCAGACAGGGACAATACaagagaacattttttttgggtctgaAATGGACAGTCAAAGGTACAGAGAAACACTTGAAAGGTGTTCACTGGTAAAGGACCTAGAGTCGCTTCCCTATGGTGACCTCACTGAAATAGGGGAGAGAGGAGTTAATCTGAGTGGTGGACAAAAGCAGCGAATTCAACTTGCTCGTGCTCTTTATCAAAATGCTGATATATACCTCATGGATGATCCATTTAGCGCCGTTGATGCACAAACTGCCACAAGCTTATTCAATGTAATCACTTTTTTCTTAAAGTATACAATGTCTTGGTTGTTCAACTAATAGCTCTATGTGAGAGCTAACTTATACTTTGGCAGGATTATGTTATGGAAGCACTTTCTGGGAAGACAGTTTTACTTGTAACCCACCAAGTTGATTTCCTGCCTGCATTTGATTCTGTTCTGGTCAGTATTCTACTTTAAGAACTCTCCTCAAAATTCTTCATTATTTCCCTTGCAATCTTTGTGATAAATCTAACGACTTAAAAGTTATGAATTGGCTAGGGGTTATTAGTCCCCTGGTTACCACATCATTCTGCTCAAACACATCCAACCTAGCagttttctatttattttttgtcatgaGATGCATTATAGAAAGGGTGATACTCACAGATTTACTA
This genomic interval carries:
- the LOC142619763 gene encoding ABC transporter C family member 10-like, with protein sequence MEDLWTIFCGESGCSDSGGKPCSSDFVFLGNPSSCINHMLIICFDVLLLALLIFNMVQKSSSKSTVVPARFQGFSNLQIFSAVFNGCVGFVYLCFGIWILEEKLRKMKTALPLDGWLLQMFQGFTWLLVSLVVSLKGKKLPRGPLRLLSILAFLFAGIVCALSLFGAILKKEVSIKVALDVLSCPGAILLLFCTYKGYKYEASDESISECTLYTPLNGEANDIRKSDSVSPVTTFAKAGFFSRISFWWMNSLMKKGREKTLEDEDIPKLRKADQAESCYLLFLEQLNKQKQKEPTSQPSILRTIIICHWKEILISGFFALLKILTLSAGPLVLNAFILVAEGKESFKYEGYVLAITLFFSKSMESLAQRQWYFRCRLIGLKVRSLLTAAIYKKQLRLSNAARLTHSGGEIMNYVTVDAYRIGEFPFWFHQTWTTSLQLCIALVVLYRAVGLATIASLVVIVLTVLCNAPLAKLQHEFQSKLMAAQDERLKASTEALINMKVLKLYAWENHFKNAIENLRKVEYKWLSAMQLLKAYNGFLFSTSPVLVSVATFGACYFLKVPLHANNVFTFVATLSLVQDPIRSIPDVIGVVIQARVAFTRILKFLEAPELQSTNIQWKTNVDSVNDTILIKSANFSWEENSSKPTLKNINLEIRPGEKVAICGEVGSGKSTLLAAILGEVPLIQGTTQVYGKIAYVSQTAWIQTGTIQENIFFGSEMDSQRYRETLERCSLVKDLESLPYGDLTEIGERGVNLSGGQKQRIQLARALYQNADIYLMDDPFSAVDAQTATSLFNDYVMEALSGKTVLLVTHQVDFLPAFDSVLLMSDGEILQAAPYHQLLALSQEFQDLVNAHKETAGSDRLADVTAAQGVGTAARDIRKAYVEKQFKGSKGDQLIKLEEREIGDTGFRPYLQYLNQNKGFFYFSMASLCHIIFVIGQISQNSWMAANVENPNVSTLRLITVYLLIGISSTLVLLGRSLFSVVLGLQSSKSLFSQLLNSLFRAPMAFYDSTPLGRILSRVSSDLSIVDLDVPFSFNFAVGATTNAYANLGVLAVVTWQVLFVSIPMLFLAIRLQRYYFSSAKEFMRINGTTKSFVANHLSESLAGAMTIRAFEEEDRFFAKNLDLIDRNASPFFHSFAANEWLIQRLETLSAVVLASAALCMVLLPPGTFSSGFIGMALSYGLSLNMSLVFSIQNQCTLANYIISVERLNQYMHIPSEAPEVIEGNRPSTNWPSVGEVEIHDLQIRYRPDAPLVLRGISCTFEGGHKIGIVGRTGSGKTTLIGALFRLVEPAGGKIIVDGIDISMIGLHDLRSRFGIIPQDPTLFNGTVRFNLDPLSQHSDKEIWEVLEKCQLDEAVKEKETGLDSMVLEDGSNWSQGQRQLFCLGRALLRRSRILVLDEATASIDNATDTILQKTIRTEFADCTVITVAHRIPTVMDCTMVLAISDGKIVEYDEPMKLMKREGSLFGQLVNEYWSHLQSAESH